A genomic region of Haladaptatus sp. R4 contains the following coding sequences:
- a CDS encoding sulfatase-like hydrolase/transferase, which translates to MSAWEPYFDAFWNDGLTVDSSLLPAKLDAVSETLRNATDYARFRGRVTTTELAERAERWYGRTDGPRFCWLHLMDVHVPFLPGFRRSVESGLVRTLRSHYEFSKHHSEVDGETLATLEALYWECVDFLDEQIGKVFDFIDDDAVVVVVGDHGEEFNHGKYGHARLYDECVRVPLFASPTAAEWFSGAEEVRQLDIPATIASNLGLDVPSNWEGAPHGDEARRSYLLNHSPMLNRAYTGIRTEDRKVIETFDAETRRQLRTEAYDLAADPDETKDVSGTVEWESRLRTELDEFTSADEVAGNMMEDGTDLHDSTVETRLRTLGYK; encoded by the coding sequence TTGAGCGCGTGGGAACCGTACTTCGATGCGTTCTGGAACGACGGTTTGACCGTCGATTCGTCCCTGCTCCCGGCGAAACTCGACGCCGTCTCGGAAACCCTGCGGAACGCGACCGACTACGCTCGGTTCCGCGGTCGGGTGACGACGACCGAACTGGCGGAACGGGCGGAGCGATGGTACGGACGAACGGACGGGCCGAGATTCTGTTGGCTGCACCTGATGGACGTCCACGTGCCGTTCCTCCCCGGTTTCAGGCGGTCGGTCGAAAGCGGTCTCGTGCGGACGCTGCGCTCACACTACGAGTTCTCGAAACATCACAGCGAGGTGGACGGGGAGACGCTCGCCACGTTGGAGGCGCTGTACTGGGAGTGTGTGGATTTCCTGGACGAACAGATCGGGAAGGTCTTCGACTTTATCGACGACGACGCCGTCGTGGTCGTCGTCGGCGACCACGGCGAGGAGTTCAACCACGGGAAGTACGGCCACGCCCGCCTCTACGACGAATGTGTTCGGGTTCCCCTGTTCGCCAGTCCGACGGCCGCCGAGTGGTTTTCGGGAGCGGAGGAGGTGCGACAACTCGACATCCCCGCGACGATAGCGTCGAATCTGGGTCTCGACGTGCCGTCGAACTGGGAGGGTGCTCCGCACGGCGACGAAGCGAGGCGGAGTTACCTGTTGAATCACTCCCCGATGCTGAATCGGGCGTACACGGGCATCAGGACGGAGGATCGAAAGGTCATCGAGACGTTCGACGCCGAGACGCGCAGACAGCTCCGAACCGAGGCGTACGATTTGGCGGCCGACCCCGACGAAACCAAGGACGTGTCCGGTACCGTCGAATGGGAGAGTCGATTGCGGACGGAGTTGGACGAGTTCACGTCGGCCGATGAGGTCGCCGGGAACATGATGGAGGACGGCACCGACCTCCACGATTCGACGGTCGAGACGCGGTTGCGGACGCTCGGCTACAAGTGA
- a CDS encoding antibiotic ABC transporter permease gives MSELIYTTTGELGDEVIYDLLGETLRYSWEHDYVGYDYFDGMSSRLLRETPVDNKWLNILVQEGIKRSPVNVRPLLLVEQRRSFKGTALFVLANERLFRFSGDERYREEAIRLAEWLTENTSEGYAGFCGGHRHAMQMLREKRPPNTPNVVPTSYATKALLSMGEYDPKFGETAAEATDFLYDELEYREIGDAAKIKYQPLESGDYYTLNGGALGARLLIDLYGRFDDDELRRRSSKLLDYVVERQTSLGGWYYREPPSASHLSMDNHHNGFIIEAMLRYHEVTGTERYADELAAALEFYRNRLFEADGAPNWDENSKFPKDIHAATQGIIVFSMAGEFEFARAIIDWVLENLYAGDGQFYYQKRRFYTKRFTLMRWCQAWMAYALSTYLTERLARRTEVPT, from the coding sequence ATGAGTGAACTGATCTACACGACGACCGGCGAGTTGGGGGACGAGGTCATCTACGACCTCCTCGGGGAGACGCTTCGGTACTCGTGGGAGCACGACTACGTCGGATACGACTACTTCGACGGGATGAGCAGTCGCCTGCTCCGGGAAACTCCGGTCGATAACAAGTGGCTCAACATCCTCGTGCAGGAGGGAATCAAGCGGTCGCCGGTGAACGTCCGACCGCTTCTCCTCGTGGAACAGCGCCGGAGCTTCAAGGGAACCGCCCTCTTCGTCTTGGCGAACGAGCGGTTGTTTCGGTTCTCCGGGGACGAACGCTATCGGGAGGAGGCGATTCGGCTCGCCGAGTGGCTGACCGAGAACACGAGCGAGGGGTACGCCGGGTTCTGCGGCGGCCACCGACACGCGATGCAGATGCTTCGGGAGAAGCGACCGCCGAACACGCCGAACGTCGTCCCGACCTCCTACGCGACCAAGGCGTTGCTGTCGATGGGAGAATACGATCCGAAATTCGGCGAGACGGCGGCCGAGGCGACCGATTTCCTCTACGACGAGTTGGAGTACCGCGAGATAGGCGACGCCGCCAAGATCAAGTACCAACCGCTGGAGAGCGGCGACTACTACACGCTCAACGGCGGTGCGCTCGGCGCGCGCCTACTGATCGATCTGTACGGACGGTTCGACGACGACGAACTGCGCCGCCGGTCCTCGAAACTGCTCGATTACGTTGTCGAGCGACAGACCTCCCTCGGCGGGTGGTACTACCGCGAACCGCCGTCGGCGTCCCACCTGTCGATGGACAACCACCACAACGGTTTCATCATCGAGGCCATGTTGCGCTATCACGAAGTGACGGGAACGGAGCGCTACGCGGACGAACTCGCGGCGGCGCTGGAGTTCTATCGAAATCGGCTGTTCGAGGCGGACGGCGCGCCCAACTGGGACGAGAACTCGAAGTTCCCGAAGGACATCCACGCGGCGACGCAGGGAATCATCGTGTTCAGCATGGCAGGCGAGTTCGAGTTCGCCCGCGCCATCATCGACTGGGTGCTCGAAAACCTGTACGCGGGTGACGGGCAGTTCTACTACCAGAAACGGCGCTTCTACACGAAGCGATTCACGCTGATGCGATGGTGTCAGGCGTGGATGGCGTACGCGCTTTCGACGTATCTGACCGAACGACTGGCCCGACGAACGGAGGTGCCGACATGA
- a CDS encoding DUF354 domain-containing protein: MTTATTTQTAWIDLVSPSHPFFFRGLVDSLTDVRTEVTVREKTETVDLAGETGFDYTVLGRDFDNTLLRKFGIPLRTMQLAAQAPPASVSLSSRNAMCVLASKARGIPSIHFTDNDITAHVDGLGFEELYNRLEAQATHNVVPAAFETSELTKWRVDSSRVHTYDGYKEDIYVADFEPDPSFPERLPFEEYIVVRPEALDAAYVSEERSLVPDILREAAERGIDVVYLPRGRGDEEFTAPYGPSDVYVPETALNGLQLAWHSDGVLTGSGTMAREAACMNKPAVSFFPETPLSVDQQMARDGDILLTRDHHEIFDYLDANRGTEGSLGESKRVRDEVGELVTRIWESIDE, encoded by the coding sequence ATGACGACAGCAACGACGACCCAAACGGCGTGGATAGACCTCGTGAGTCCGTCACATCCCTTTTTCTTCCGTGGACTGGTGGACTCGCTGACCGACGTTCGAACGGAAGTCACGGTTCGGGAGAAGACGGAGACCGTCGATTTGGCCGGGGAAACCGGCTTCGACTACACCGTCCTCGGCCGCGATTTCGACAATACCCTGCTCCGGAAGTTCGGCATCCCGCTTCGGACGATGCAACTCGCGGCGCAAGCACCGCCCGCGAGCGTCTCGCTGTCGTCTAGAAACGCGATGTGTGTCCTCGCGTCGAAAGCGCGGGGCATCCCGTCGATTCACTTCACCGACAACGACATCACGGCGCACGTGGACGGGTTGGGCTTCGAGGAGTTGTACAACCGACTGGAGGCACAGGCGACGCACAACGTCGTTCCGGCGGCGTTCGAAACCTCGGAACTGACCAAGTGGCGCGTCGATTCCTCGCGGGTTCACACCTACGACGGCTACAAGGAGGACATCTACGTCGCCGACTTCGAACCCGACCCGTCGTTTCCCGAACGGCTTCCGTTCGAGGAGTACATCGTCGTCCGCCCGGAGGCCCTCGACGCCGCGTACGTCTCCGAGGAGCGGTCGCTCGTCCCCGACATCCTCCGGGAGGCGGCGGAGCGCGGAATCGACGTCGTCTACCTGCCGCGCGGCAGGGGCGACGAAGAGTTCACAGCGCCGTACGGCCCCAGCGATGTGTACGTCCCGGAGACTGCCTTGAACGGCCTGCAACTCGCGTGGCACTCCGACGGCGTCCTCACCGGATCCGGGACGATGGCGCGGGAAGCCGCGTGCATGAACAAACCGGCGGTGTCCTTTTTCCCCGAGACGCCGCTCTCCGTGGACCAGCAGATGGCGCGCGACGGGGACATCCTATTGACCCGCGACCACCACGAGATATTCGACTATCTGGACGCCAATCGCGGAACCGAGGGAAGCCTCGGCGAGTCCAAGCGGGTTCGAGACGAAGTCGGAGAACTGGTCACACGGATTTGGGAGTCGATAGATGAGTGA
- a CDS encoding glycosyltransferase family 2 protein: protein MNNSSQIFHRLSGTHDTTAVGLIATKTNEEETAVSIRRAVRLGYDVFVVHPGIPDAKSVRTAKQFGARLVDSTDGAGCIDALHAALIEAADENDYSGIVVQTDPSQPIAFERKADPSGRASNGRASKTAFDADESDRTDAFLDVDSGDIVDVAPDDRSATTASMDGIVVGIPAYNEEVGIGSTVLSAQRYAERVIVVDDGSSDGTASIAQKAGATVIEHETNRGKGGAIQTLFEYSRTVEFDVLVLMDADGQHVTGDIRSVANSVLEGDTDLVIGSRYLSPSEDDETPAYRRFGQKVLDYLTIHSSDVSLTDTQSGFRALSAETVETIRSGRTASASNPRWSIRRYETGCRYGRFPSTCGTRASTDRPTIRSTTGRSSRCISYSWFATAIRWCSSACRVCCSSSRERCTG, encoded by the coding sequence ATGAACAACAGTTCACAAATATTTCACCGGCTTTCCGGAACTCACGATACGACGGCGGTCGGCCTGATAGCTACGAAAACGAACGAGGAGGAGACCGCCGTCTCGATCCGACGAGCGGTTCGACTCGGCTACGACGTGTTCGTCGTTCATCCGGGAATCCCGGACGCAAAGAGCGTTCGGACCGCGAAGCAATTCGGTGCCCGTCTCGTGGATTCGACGGACGGAGCCGGGTGCATCGATGCGCTCCACGCCGCCCTCATCGAGGCAGCCGACGAAAACGACTACTCGGGTATCGTCGTACAAACCGATCCGTCACAACCGATCGCATTCGAACGGAAAGCGGACCCGAGCGGTCGTGCATCGAACGGTCGCGCGTCGAAAACGGCGTTCGACGCCGACGAATCGGACCGGACCGATGCGTTCCTCGACGTCGATTCCGGCGATATCGTCGATGTCGCTCCCGACGACCGTTCAGCGACGACCGCCAGCATGGACGGTATCGTCGTCGGTATCCCGGCGTACAACGAGGAGGTCGGAATCGGTAGTACGGTCCTCTCCGCGCAACGATACGCCGAGCGCGTCATCGTGGTGGACGACGGGAGTTCCGACGGGACGGCGTCGATAGCGCAGAAAGCGGGTGCCACGGTCATCGAGCACGAGACCAATCGCGGGAAGGGCGGGGCGATACAGACCCTGTTCGAGTACTCGCGGACGGTCGAGTTCGACGTGTTGGTGCTCATGGACGCGGACGGCCAACACGTGACGGGGGACATCCGTTCCGTCGCGAACTCGGTGCTCGAAGGCGACACCGACCTCGTGATCGGCAGTCGGTATCTCTCGCCGTCCGAGGACGACGAGACCCCAGCGTATCGACGGTTCGGGCAGAAGGTGCTCGACTACCTGACGATACATTCCTCGGACGTCTCGCTGACCGACACACAGAGCGGATTTCGCGCACTCTCGGCCGAGACGGTCGAGACGATTCGGTCCGGACGAACGGCATCGGCGTCGAATCCGAGATGGTCGATCAGGCGGTACGAAACGGGTTGTCGATACGGGAGGTTCCCATCGACGTGCGGTACGAGGGCATCGACGGACAGACCTACAATCCGATCCACCACGGGTCGATCGTCGCGCTGTATCTCGTACAGTTGGTTCGCGACCGCCATCCGTTGGTGTTCTTCGGCTTGCCGGGTCTGTTGTTCATCCTCGCGGGAACGCTGTACGGGATGA